Proteins found in one Vulpes vulpes isolate BD-2025 chromosome 13, VulVul3, whole genome shotgun sequence genomic segment:
- the AQP10 gene encoding aquaporin-10, whose product MAYSHPLAKVKSRLQIRSHLARQCLAEFLGVFVLMILTQGAVAQAVTSGEGKGNFFTMFLAGSLAVTIAIYVSGNVSGAHLNPAFSLAMCLLGRLPWAKLPIYCLVQLLSAFCASGATYALYYDALQNYTGGKLTVMGPKETASIFATYPAPYLSLNNGFLDQVLGTGILIVGILAILDTRNKGVPAGLEPVAVGLLILAIGLSMGANCGFPLNPARDLGPRLFTYVAGWGPEVFSAGNGWWWVPVVAPLVGATLGTATYQLLVALHHSEESEPAQDPEFAQHKASDLEIPASAQCKL is encoded by the exons ATGGCCTACAGCCACCCCCTGGCCAAAGTCAAGAGCAGGCTCCAGATCCGCAGCCACCTGGCCCGACAGTGCCTGGCAGAGTTTCTGGGAGTGTTCGTGCTCATG ATCCTCACCCAGGGTGCTGTGGCACAAGCTGTCACCAGTGGAGAAGGCAAAGGCAACTTCTTCACCATGTTTCTGGCTGGCTCCCTAGCTGTTACGATAGCCATCTACGTGAGTGGTAATGTTTCAG GGGCCCACCTGAATCCAGCCTTCTCCCTGGCCATGTGCCTCCTGGGACGCCTCCCCTGGGCCAAGCTCCCTATTTACTGCCTGGTGCAGCTTCTGTCTGCTTTCTGTGCTTCAGGAGCCACCTATGCTCTCTATTACG aTGCCCTACAGAACTATACAGGTGGGAAGCTGACAGTGATGGGCCCCAAGGAGACGGCCTCCATATTTGCCACCTACCCTGCCCCTTATCTGTCCCTGAACAACGGCTTCCTGGATCAG GTTCTGGGCACAGGGATCCTGATTGTGGGGATCTTGGCCATCCTGGACACACGGAACAAAGGAGTGCCTGCGGGTCTGGAGCCTGTGGCTGTTGGGCTGCTGATCCTGGCCATTGGGCTATCCATGGGTGCCAACTGTGGGTTCCCACTCAACCCCGCCCGGGACCTGGGCCCACGGCTTTTCACCTACGTGGCTGGCTGGGGCCCTGAAGTCTTCAG TGCTGGTAATGGCTGGTGGTGGGTGCCTGTGGTGGCCCCTCTGGTAGGGGCTACGCTTGGCACAGCCACATACCAGCTGCTGGTGGCTCTCCACCATTCTGAAGAGTCAGAGCCAGCTCAGGATCCAGAGTTTGCCCAACATAAAGCTTCGGACTTGGAAATTCCTGCCTCCGCTCAGTGTAAGCTATGA